A single Perca flavescens isolate YP-PL-M2 chromosome 2, PFLA_1.0, whole genome shotgun sequence DNA region contains:
- the LOC114562383 gene encoding high mobility group nucleosome-binding domain-containing protein 5-like, translating to MVSSPSPHVSCELCVRSSLHGREQAGVMDQGEMEEDLTTIHGHCDSPLNSSADRGMNPSGHQNEEMDQSSSNSTVILELSSVPEKEDISVPELKRAESVFLTRKTLGYSTDESISLEDSEDSEDEYVPYSVSDSEDSLLEKEVQGHRAGGKAKRGREKRREVEKERVAGRKKGGKMSSLHEREYVSPSVSESEDSLSEKEVQVHCDNREAVRGRARRREAEGGRAERRRRKREEERQRDEERREEGQNEED from the exons ATGGtgtccagcccctcccctcacGTAAGCTGTGAACTCTGCGTCAGATCTTCACTGCatggacgagagcaggctgGAGTCATGGATCAGGGAGAGATG GAAGAAGATTTGACAACCATTCATGGTCACTGTGACAGCCCTTTAAATTCTTCAG CTGATCGAGGGATGAATCCATCTGGACACCAGAATGAG GAAATGGACCAGAGCTCTTCTAACTCTACAGTGATCCTTGAACTAAGTTCCGTCCCTGAAAAGGAGGACATAAGTGTTCCTGAACTCAAGAGAGCAGAAAGTGTATTT CTTACCAGAAAAACTCTTGGATATTCTACAGATGAATCAATCAGCCTTGAAGACAGTGAGGACAGTGAGGACGAGTACGTTCCCTACTCAGTTTCTGACTCAGAAGATTCCCTTTTAGAGAAAGAAGTTCAAGGGCACCGGGCCGGTGGAAAGGCAAAAAGaggcagagaaaagagaagagaggtagagaaagaaagggtagcaggaagaaagaaaggaggaaagATGTCAAGTTTACATGAGAGGGAGTACGTTTCACCTTCAGTTTCTGAGTCAGAGGATTCCCTTTCAGAGAAAGAAGTTCAAGTGCACTGTGATAATAGAGAGGCAGTGAGAGGAAGAGCGAGGAgaagagaggcagagggaggaagagcgGAGAGAAGAAgg aggaagagagaggaagagaggcaaAGGGACGAAGAGCGAAGAGAAGAGGGGCAGAACGAGGAAGACTGA
- the LOC114571913 gene encoding uncharacterized protein LOC114571913: MREYVPPSVSESEDSLSEDKCTKIKKRQREKEKSNNESNIERKRRKAERGKKKSEVLRESKQGRGVLKGKAKVRNEQKGREKGEKLSNSSSSSDNEDSESSSDCDEVSVMTLKKREDGGRIYSKKQYCCFCFLPFSKMARHLEARHSNIPEVKRAVRFPKGSKERRIQLDLLRNRGNRIHNNKVLKDGRGVMIPSQQNSEPVTPNEYMHCINCEALLKRKGLWRHMQRCHLAKKVGSLAPGKTRVQSLCAFMQPVPDDVNKNLWKLVNDMHQDEITDTIRSENCIIRLGEKLYNKLGHDVTKHEYIRQKMRETGRLIHKAKCIGKLKTTNDFFVPGNFAHVVEAVKKVAEFDEEKGLYKTPSLALKLGHNLKKMANIVECEAMMSQDESALHNVRTFKRLYEARWTECVSTHALRNLKEAKWNAPTLLPFTEDVKRMHKYIDEQRIEYQTKLLEAPNKKSWSDLANLTLGEIILFNRRREGEVAKMPLKAFTVRDTASVHPDVEIGLTDLEKKLCRYFKRIEIQGKRQRKVPIILTPNMLSSMEALVENRIQCGVPNENHFLFARPEARTHLRGSDAIRQLARKCGAKHPEALSSTKLRKHVATMSKVLNLRDNEMDDLADFLGHDIRVHRQFYRLPEGTLQLAKISKVLVALERGQMSEFKGRNLDEISIDPNEEMAGDSNLSENEECEMTPDQLLLTAGSRRKRKCTTEVESDSDSQDTTVCPVSKTATKKRPDNKKPVGEDKSPGESQITKGSSKMARRKWSTEEVQAVESNLMDNINSGRVPGKAQCEACIKASSEALMGRSWQAVKFYVKNRIDTLKRLEKN; encoded by the exons ATGAGAGAGTATGTTCCACCTTCAGTTTCTGAGTCAGAAGATTCCCTTTCAGAGGACAAGTGCACCAAGATAAAAAAGaggcaaagagagaaagagaagagcaaCAATGAGAGTAATattgagaggaagagaagaaaggcagagagaggaaaaaagaaaagtgaggTACTGAGAGAAAGCAAGCAAGGGAGAGGGGTGCTGAAAGGAAAAGCCAAAGTAAGAAATGAGCAGAAgggaagagagaaaggagaaaaaCTGTCAAACTCAAGTTCCTCATCAGACAATGAAGACTCTGAATCTTCTAGTGACTGTGATGAGGTTTCAGTCATGAcattaaaaaagagagaggatgGGGGCAGAATATACAGTAAAAAACAATACTGCTGCTTTTGCTTTTTGCCATTCAGTAAAATGGCTCGCCACTTGGAGGCAAGACATAGTAATATACCAGAGGTGAAAAGAGCAGTACGTTTTCCGAAAGGATCTAAAGAACGGAGAATTCAACTTGATCTCCTAAGAAATAGAGGTAACCGTATACATAACAATAAGGTGCTTAAAGATGGAAGAGGAGTGATGATCCCAAGTCAGCAGAACAGTGAGCCTGTCACCCCAAATGAATATATGCACTGCATTAATTGTGAGGCATTACTCAAAAGGAAAGGCTTGTGGAGGCACATGCAAAGATGTCATCTGGCCAAGAAAGTTGGTTCCTTAGCACCAGGAAAAACTAGAGTACAATCACTTTGTGCTTTTATGCAGCCAGTCCCAGATGATGTCAACAAAAATCTTTGGAAACTTGTAAATGACATGCATCAGGATGAAATAACAGACACAATTCGAAGTGAAAACTGCATAATAAGACTTGGAGAGAAGCTTTACAATAAGCTTGGACATGACGTAACGAAACACGAATACATCAGGCAAAAGATGAGAGAGACCGGAAGACTAATACATAAAGCAAAGTgtattggcaaacttaagacaaCTAACGATTTCTTTGTTCCAGGTAACTTTGCTCATGTTGTGGAAGCTGTGAAGAAAGTGGCTGAATTTGATGAGGAGAAAGGTCTGTACAAAACTCCATCACTGGCTTTAAAGCTAGGCCACAACCTCAAAAAAATGGCAAATATAGTCGAATGTGAAGCCATGATGTCACAAGATGAGAGTGCCCTGCACAATGTGCGTACATTCAAACGGCTTTATGAAGCCCGATGGACTGAGTGTGTGTCAACACATGCACTCAGGAATCTAAAAGAAGCAAAGTGGAACGCACCTACGCTCCTTCCCTTCACTGAGGATGTTAAAAGAATGCACAAGTACATTGATGAACAGCGGATTGAGTACCAAACAAAACTGCTCGAAGCACCAAATAAGAAAAGCTGGTCGGATTTGGCCAACCTCACACTCGGTGAGATTATACTGTTTAATCGCAGGCGAGAGGGCGAGGTAGCAAAAATGCCTCTCAAAGCTTTCACTGTGAGAGACACCGCTTCAGTTCATCCAGATGTTGAAATTGGATTAACTGACCTAGAGAAGAAGCTCTGCAGGTACTTTAAGCGCATAGAGATCCAGGGAAAACGTCAAAGAAAGGTCCCTATCATCCTCACGCCAAATATGCTCTCATCCATGGAGGCTCTAGTTGAGAATCGCATACAATGTGGAGTTCCCAATGAAAACCACTTCCTGTTTGCAAGGCCTGAAGCACGAACACATCTTAGAGGATCAGATGCCATCCGACAACTTGCACGCAAGTGTGGGGCCAAGCATCCAGAGGCCCTGTCATCCACTAAATTGAGGAAACATGTGGCCACCATGTCAAAAGTCCTAAACTTGCGGGATAATGAAATGGATGACCTTGCCGACTTTCTTGGCCACGACATTAGAGTACACAGACAGTTCTACAGGCTCCCCGAGGGTACATTACAGCTCGCAAAGATCAGCAAAGTCCTTGTGGCCCTTGAGCGAGGACAAATGTCAGAGTTCAAAGGAAGGAACCTTGATGAGATCAGCATTGACCCAAATG AGGAAATGGCTGGGGACAGCAATCTATCTGAGAACGAGGAGTGTGAAATGACCCCGGACCAGTTGCTTTTAACAG CCGGATCAAGGCGAAAAAGGAAGTGCACGACTGAAGTTGAATCTGACAGTGATTCACAGGACACTACAG TGTGTCCCGTGAGTAagactgcaacaaaaaaaagaccagATAACAAGAAGCCAGTGGGTGAAGACAAATCTCCAGGTGAATCCCAGATCACCAAAG GTTCATCAAAAATGGCGAGAAGGAAGTGGAGCACAGAGGAGGTCCAGGCTGTGGAGAGCAATCTCATGGACAACATCAACTCTGGCAGGGTTCCTGGTAAAGCCCAGTGTGAAGCATGTATCAAGGCATCTTCAGAGGCGCTTATGGGAAGGAGCTGGCAGGCAGTTAAGTTCTATGTGAAGAACCGCATTGACACTTTAAAGCGTCTGGAAAAAAACTAA